A window of Streptomyces gilvosporeus contains these coding sequences:
- a CDS encoding beta-N-acetylhexosaminidase: MRRRRLFFSLLLLSVAGLGTSAASARPSAAPPAPLDRVIPAPASVRPGGTPYTLDAHTRIRVPDGSAEARRVGSYLAGMLRPATGYRLPVTTKDGRDGIVLRLGGPGTRALGAEGYRLASGARAVTISAGRPAGLFHGVQTLRQLLPASLERRTEQPGPWRLAGGVISDSPRYAYRGAMLDVSRHFFTVDQVKRYIDQLAMYKINRLHLHLSDDQGWRIALKSWPRLATYGGSTQVGGGEGGYYTKDDYREIVDYAASRYLTVVPEIDMPGHTNAALASYAELNCNGQAPPLYTGTNVGFSSLCVPKKVTYDFVDDVVREIAALTPGRSLHIGGDEAHSTSHDDYVAFMDKVQPVVAKYGKTAIGWHQLTGAHPAKGAIAQYWGYDATSAAERKQVADAARNGTGLILSPADRAYLDMKYDKDTPLGLHWAGYVGVRRSYDWNPGTYLDGAPGNAVVGVEAPLWSETLSTSAHIEYMAFPRLPGIAELGWSPAGTHDWPSYRERLAAQGPRWDAMGIHYFRSPEVPWPAR, encoded by the coding sequence ATGAGACGACGCCGACTCTTCTTCTCGCTGCTGTTGCTCTCGGTGGCGGGGCTGGGCACCTCCGCCGCCTCCGCCCGGCCGTCCGCCGCCCCGCCCGCGCCCCTCGACCGGGTCATCCCCGCACCGGCCTCCGTACGGCCCGGCGGCACCCCGTACACCCTCGACGCGCACACCCGCATCCGCGTCCCGGACGGCTCGGCCGAGGCCCGGCGGGTCGGCTCCTATCTGGCGGGCATGCTGCGCCCGGCCACCGGATACCGCCTGCCGGTCACCACCAAGGACGGCCGCGACGGCATCGTGCTGCGGCTCGGCGGGCCCGGGACCAGGGCGCTGGGCGCGGAGGGCTACCGGCTTGCCTCCGGCGCCCGCGCGGTCACCATCAGTGCCGGCCGGCCCGCCGGGCTCTTCCACGGCGTCCAGACGCTGCGCCAGCTGCTTCCCGCGAGCCTGGAGAGGCGCACCGAACAGCCCGGGCCGTGGCGTCTTGCCGGCGGCGTCATCTCCGATTCCCCGCGCTACGCCTACCGCGGCGCGATGCTCGACGTCTCCCGGCACTTCTTCACCGTCGACCAGGTCAAGCGCTATATCGACCAGCTGGCGATGTACAAGATCAACAGGCTGCATCTGCATCTGTCCGACGACCAGGGCTGGCGGATCGCCCTGAAGTCCTGGCCCCGGCTGGCCACCTACGGCGGCTCCACACAGGTGGGCGGCGGAGAGGGCGGCTACTACACCAAGGACGACTACCGCGAGATCGTCGACTACGCCGCGAGCCGCTATCTGACCGTCGTCCCCGAGATCGACATGCCCGGCCACACCAACGCCGCGCTCGCCTCCTACGCCGAGCTCAACTGCAACGGCCAGGCCCCGCCGCTCTACACCGGCACCAACGTCGGCTTCAGCTCGCTGTGCGTCCCGAAGAAGGTGACCTACGACTTCGTCGACGACGTCGTCCGCGAGATCGCGGCGCTCACCCCCGGCCGCTCTCTCCACATCGGCGGCGACGAGGCGCACTCCACCAGCCACGACGACTACGTGGCCTTCATGGACAAGGTGCAGCCGGTGGTCGCCAAGTACGGCAAGACGGCGATCGGCTGGCACCAGCTGACCGGCGCCCACCCCGCGAAGGGCGCCATCGCCCAGTACTGGGGTTACGACGCCACCAGCGCGGCCGAGCGCAAGCAGGTCGCCGACGCCGCCCGCAACGGCACCGGGCTGATCCTCTCGCCCGCCGACCGCGCCTACCTCGACATGAAGTACGACAAGGACACCCCGCTGGGGCTGCACTGGGCCGGCTATGTGGGCGTCCGGCGGTCCTACGACTGGAACCCGGGCACGTACCTGGACGGCGCGCCCGGGAACGCGGTCGTGGGCGTCGAGGCGCCCTTGTGGAGCGAGACCCTCTCGACCTCCGCGCACATCGAGTACATGGCCTTCCCCCGGCTCCCGGGCATCGCCGAACTGGGCTGGTCGCCGGCCGGCACCCACGACTGGCCGTCCTACCGCGAGCGGCTGGCCGCACAGGGGCCCCGCTGGGACGCCATGGGCATCCACTACTTCCGTTCGCCGGAGGTGCCCTGGCCCGCGCGGTGA
- the glmS gene encoding glutamine--fructose-6-phosphate transaminase (isomerizing): protein MCGIVGYIGKRDVAPLLLEGLQRLEYRGYDSAGIALHASGTGKSGGLRTAKAKGRVRELESRLPKRFAGTTGIAHTRWATHGAPTDDNAHPHLDAEGKVAVVHNGIIDNAAELRARLTADGVEFASETDTEVLAHLIGRSTAEKLEERVREALRHIEGTYGIAVLHADFTDRIVVARNGSPVVLGIGEHEMFVSSDVAALVSHTRQVVTLDDGEMATLKADDYRTYTTEGSRTTATPETVEYAAESYDLGGHDTYMHKEISEQADAVDRALRGRIDDRFSTVHLGGLNLDAREARTIRRVKILGCGTSYHAGQIGAQMIEELARIPSDAEPASEFRYRNPVVDPDTLYVAVSQSGETYDVLAAVQELKRKGARVLGLVNVVGSAIARETDGGIYVHAGPEVCVVSTKCFTNMVVSFALLALHLGRIRDLSVSDGKRIIEGLRRLPGQIDEILKGEEQIKKLATRYADAKSMMFIGRVRGYPVAREASLKLKEVSYIHAEAYPASELKHGPLALIEPAMPTVAIVPDDDLLEKNRAALEEIKARSGRILAVAHQEQDKADHTIIVPKNEPELDPILMGIPLQLLAYHTALALGRDIDKPRNLAKSVTVE from the coding sequence ATGTGCGGGATCGTCGGATATATCGGCAAGCGCGATGTTGCTCCGCTGCTCCTGGAGGGGCTGCAGCGGCTGGAGTACCGCGGCTACGACTCGGCGGGCATCGCCCTGCACGCGAGCGGCACCGGCAAGTCCGGGGGCCTGCGGACCGCCAAGGCCAAGGGCCGGGTCCGTGAGCTGGAGTCCCGGCTGCCCAAGCGCTTCGCCGGCACCACCGGCATCGCCCACACCCGCTGGGCCACCCACGGCGCGCCGACCGACGACAACGCCCACCCGCACCTCGACGCCGAGGGCAAGGTCGCGGTCGTCCACAACGGCATCATCGACAACGCCGCCGAGCTGCGCGCCCGCCTGACCGCCGACGGTGTGGAGTTCGCCTCCGAGACCGACACCGAGGTCCTCGCCCACCTCATCGGCCGCTCGACGGCCGAGAAGCTGGAGGAGAGGGTCCGCGAGGCGCTGCGGCACATCGAAGGCACGTACGGCATCGCCGTCCTGCACGCCGACTTCACCGACCGCATCGTCGTCGCCCGCAACGGCTCCCCGGTCGTCCTGGGCATCGGCGAGCACGAGATGTTCGTCTCCTCCGACGTCGCCGCGCTGGTCTCGCACACCCGCCAGGTCGTCACGCTGGACGACGGCGAGATGGCCACCCTCAAGGCCGACGACTACCGCACCTACACCACCGAGGGCTCCCGTACGACGGCGACGCCGGAGACCGTCGAGTACGCGGCCGAGTCCTACGACCTGGGCGGCCACGACACGTACATGCACAAGGAGATCTCCGAGCAGGCCGACGCGGTGGACCGCGCGCTGCGCGGGCGGATCGACGACCGCTTCTCCACCGTGCACCTGGGCGGGCTGAACCTGGACGCCCGCGAGGCCCGCACGATCCGCCGGGTGAAGATCCTCGGCTGCGGCACCTCGTACCACGCCGGCCAGATCGGCGCCCAGATGATCGAGGAGCTGGCCCGCATCCCCTCGGACGCCGAACCGGCCTCCGAGTTCCGCTACCGCAACCCCGTCGTGGACCCCGACACGCTCTATGTCGCGGTCTCCCAGTCCGGTGAGACCTACGACGTGCTGGCGGCCGTCCAGGAGCTCAAGCGCAAGGGCGCGCGGGTGCTGGGCCTGGTCAACGTCGTCGGCTCGGCGATCGCCCGCGAGACCGACGGCGGCATCTACGTCCACGCCGGCCCCGAGGTCTGCGTGGTGTCCACCAAGTGCTTCACCAACATGGTGGTCTCCTTCGCGCTGCTCGCGCTGCACCTGGGCCGCATCCGCGATCTGTCCGTCTCGGACGGCAAGCGGATCATCGAGGGCCTGCGCCGGCTGCCCGGCCAGATCGACGAGATCCTCAAGGGCGAGGAGCAGATCAAGAAGCTGGCGACGCGCTACGCGGACGCCAAGTCGATGATGTTCATCGGCCGGGTGCGCGGCTACCCGGTGGCCCGCGAGGCCTCCCTGAAGCTCAAGGAGGTCTCCTACATCCACGCCGAGGCGTACCCGGCCTCCGAGCTCAAGCACGGCCCGCTGGCGCTCATCGAGCCCGCCATGCCGACCGTCGCGATCGTCCCGGACGACGACCTGCTGGAGAAGAACCGCGCCGCGCTGGAGGAGATCAAGGCCCGCAGCGGCCGCATCCTGGCCGTCGCGCACCAGGAGCAGGACAAGGCCGACCACACCATCATCGTCCCGAAGAACGAGCCCGAGCTGGACCCGATCCTGATGGGCATCCCGCTCCAACTCCTCGCCTACCACACGGCGTTGGCCCTGGGCCGCGACATCGACAAGCCGCGCAACCTGGCCAAGTCGGTCACGGTGGAGTAG
- a CDS encoding universal stress protein, whose protein sequence is MAGHEFPEPADRKQVADPMADLEAAEETSRSCDPAFRHGVVVGFDGSTSSERALAYAIGMTRRFGSGLIIVHVANRLPTTVWAGCEPPVFVDVPDHRTEVLGLELACADHLTEVPWILVERGGDICHELEEVGREYAADAIVVGSTHGIVGRIFGSVAGRLARRAQRPVIVIP, encoded by the coding sequence ATGGCCGGTCACGAATTCCCCGAACCCGCGGACCGCAAGCAGGTCGCCGATCCGATGGCGGACCTCGAAGCGGCGGAAGAGACCTCGCGCTCCTGCGACCCTGCGTTCCGGCACGGTGTCGTGGTCGGCTTCGACGGTTCCACATCGAGCGAACGCGCGTTGGCGTATGCAATCGGTATGACGCGGCGCTTCGGCTCCGGGCTGATCATCGTCCATGTGGCCAACCGGCTGCCGACGACCGTCTGGGCGGGCTGCGAGCCCCCGGTCTTCGTGGACGTGCCCGATCACCGCACCGAGGTGCTGGGGCTGGAGCTGGCCTGCGCCGACCATCTCACCGAGGTCCCCTGGATCCTCGTCGAGCGCGGCGGGGACATCTGCCACGAACTGGAGGAGGTCGGCCGGGAGTACGCGGCCGACGCCATCGTGGTCGGGTCCACCCACGGCATCGTCGGCCGGATCTTCGGCTCGGTGGCCGGGCGGCTGGCGCGGCGTGCGCAGCGGCCCGTCATCGTCATCCCCTGA
- a CDS encoding GlxA family transcriptional regulator — protein MSQDSAAVPDAARKLAARRRREIVAVLLFSGGPIFESSIPLSVFGIDRQDAGVPRYRLLVCAGEDAPLRTTGGLELSAPYGLEAISRAGTVVVPAWRSITQAPPPAALDALRRAHEEGARIVGLCTGAFVLAAAGLLDGRPATTHWMYAPTLAKRYPSVHVDPRELFVDDGDVLTSAGTAAGIDLCLHIVRSDHGADAANALARRLVVPPRRTASDMGHQRYLDRSLPEEIGADPLAEVVAWALEHLHEQFDVETLAARAYMSRRTFDRRFRSLTGSAPLQWLITQRVLQAQRLLETSDYSVDEVAGRCGFRSPVALRGHFRRQLGASPAAYRAAYRARRPQNGGPEPSLRPERGERPERGERPGPVPGGAERFATVAGHGTAAALAAAEPDGAGKPTSDAYAARIPEAPVSRGTARPVLPSQRERPVG, from the coding sequence ATGAGCCAGGACTCCGCTGCCGTACCAGATGCCGCACGCAAGCTCGCCGCACGACGACGCCGCGAAATAGTCGCGGTGCTCCTCTTCAGCGGCGGTCCCATTTTCGAGAGCTCCATTCCGCTCTCGGTCTTCGGCATCGACCGCCAAGACGCCGGCGTTCCGAGGTACCGGCTACTTGTGTGCGCTGGCGAAGATGCGCCTTTGCGCACGACCGGGGGGCTCGAACTTTCCGCCCCCTACGGGCTGGAGGCGATCTCCCGTGCCGGGACGGTCGTCGTACCGGCCTGGCGTTCCATCACCCAGGCCCCGCCGCCCGCAGCGCTCGATGCGCTGCGCCGCGCGCATGAAGAGGGGGCCAGAATCGTCGGGCTGTGCACGGGGGCGTTCGTCCTCGCCGCGGCCGGACTGCTCGACGGCCGCCCTGCGACCACCCATTGGATGTACGCGCCGACGCTCGCCAAGCGTTATCCGTCCGTCCATGTGGACCCGCGCGAGCTCTTCGTCGACGACGGCGACGTGCTCACCTCCGCGGGCACGGCCGCCGGTATCGATCTGTGCCTGCACATCGTGCGCAGCGATCACGGCGCGGACGCGGCCAACGCACTGGCCCGCAGGCTGGTCGTACCCCCGCGCCGCACCGCCTCCGATATGGGGCACCAGCGCTACCTCGACCGATCTTTACCAGAGGAGATCGGCGCCGACCCGCTGGCCGAGGTCGTCGCCTGGGCGCTGGAGCACCTCCACGAGCAGTTCGACGTGGAGACCCTGGCGGCGCGCGCCTATATGAGCCGGCGCACGTTCGACCGGCGGTTCCGTTCCCTGACCGGGAGCGCGCCGTTGCAGTGGCTGATCACCCAGCGGGTGCTCCAGGCGCAGCGGCTGCTGGAGACCTCCGACTATTCGGTGGACGAGGTCGCCGGGCGCTGCGGATTCCGTTCGCCGGTCGCCCTGCGCGGCCACTTCCGGCGGCAGCTGGGCGCCTCGCCCGCGGCCTACCGCGCGGCCTACCGGGCCCGCCGGCCGCAGAACGGGGGACCCGAGCCGTCGCTGCGGCCGGAGCGGGGCGAGCGCCCGGAGCGCGGGGAGCGGCCCGGGCCGGTGCCCGGCGGTGCGGAGCGGTTCGCCACGGTGGCCGGGCACGGAACGGCGGCCGCGCTGGCCGCGGCGGAGCCGGACGGGGCCGGGAAACCGACCTCGGACGCCTACGCCGCTCGGATCCCGGAGGCGCCCGTCTCCCGTGGCACGGCCCGCCCCGTGCTGCCCAGCCAGCGGGAGCGCCCCGTAGGGTGA
- the orn gene encoding oligoribonuclease encodes MNDRMVWIDCEMTGLSLANDALIEVAALVTDSELNVLGEGVDVVIRPPAEALTTMPEVVRVMHTTSGLLAELDSGTTLEEAERQVLEYIKQHVPEPGKAPLCGNSVGTDRGFLLRDMPTLEDYLHYRIVDVSSVKELARRWYPKVYFNSPDKSGNHRALADIRESIAELRYYREALFVPQPGPDSETAKAIAAKHVLPAEGQSAP; translated from the coding sequence ATGAACGATCGCATGGTGTGGATCGACTGCGAGATGACCGGTCTCTCGCTGGCGAACGACGCGCTCATCGAGGTGGCCGCCCTGGTCACCGACTCGGAGCTGAATGTGCTGGGCGAGGGGGTGGATGTGGTGATCCGCCCCCCGGCCGAGGCACTGACCACCATGCCGGAGGTGGTGCGCGTCATGCACACCACCTCCGGGCTGCTGGCCGAGCTGGACTCCGGTACGACGCTGGAGGAAGCCGAACGGCAGGTGCTGGAGTACATCAAGCAGCACGTGCCGGAGCCGGGGAAGGCCCCGCTGTGCGGGAACTCCGTCGGCACCGACCGGGGCTTTCTGCTGCGCGACATGCCGACGCTCGAGGACTATCTGCACTACCGGATCGTCGATGTCTCCTCCGTGAAGGAACTGGCCCGGCGCTGGTATCCGAAGGTGTACTTCAACAGTCCGGACAAGAGCGGTAATCACCGGGCTCTGGCGGACATCCGTGAATCCATCGCGGAATTGCGCTACTACCGGGAGGCGCTCTTCGTACCGCAGCCCGGCCCGGACAGCGAGACCGCCAAGGCCATCGCGGCCAAGCACGTCCTGCCTGCCGAGGGGCAGTCCGCACCGTAG
- a CDS encoding NAD(P)-dependent oxidoreductase — protein sequence MSTTIALFGANGTIGSRILNEALQRGHQVTAVVRDPAKITTSHPNLTVTTGDVLDPASVAAVAKGKDVVVSAVGGGGAEGHRATIEPAAKSLVSGVRTLGDEAPRLISVGGAGSLRTPDGTQVWDKEGIPDFLLEIMHAHGDALDFYRTVSDVRWTNLSPAALIEPGERTGAYRTATEDLVTAEDGSSRISAEDYAVALVDEIERPAHIGERFAVGY from the coding sequence ATGTCCACCACGATCGCTCTCTTCGGGGCCAACGGCACCATCGGCAGCCGCATCCTGAACGAGGCCCTGCAGCGCGGTCACCAGGTCACCGCGGTCGTCCGCGACCCCGCGAAGATCACCACCAGCCACCCGAACCTGACCGTGACCACCGGCGACGTCCTCGACCCGGCGTCCGTCGCCGCCGTGGCCAAGGGCAAGGACGTCGTGGTCAGCGCGGTCGGCGGCGGGGGCGCCGAGGGCCACCGCGCCACCATCGAGCCCGCCGCGAAGTCCCTCGTCAGCGGGGTGCGCACGCTCGGCGACGAGGCCCCCCGGCTGATCTCCGTCGGCGGTGCCGGCTCGCTGCGCACCCCCGACGGCACGCAGGTCTGGGACAAGGAGGGCATCCCCGACTTCCTGCTGGAGATCATGCACGCCCACGGCGACGCGCTGGACTTCTACCGCACCGTCTCCGATGTGCGCTGGACCAATCTCAGCCCGGCCGCCCTGATCGAGCCCGGTGAGCGCACCGGCGCCTACCGCACCGCCACCGAGGACCTGGTCACCGCCGAGGACGGCAGCAGCCGGATCTCCGCCGAGGACTACGCCGTCGCCCTCGTGGACGAGATCGAGCGCCCCGCCCACATCGGCGAGCGGTTCGCCGTCGGCTACTGA
- a CDS encoding helix-turn-helix domain-containing protein — protein sequence MVKKRQEGAGTEQAPVPEIREVAFSAPAGRPAGVEVLTLAALRERADACRLSTPHRPGFHHLLLLDRGRLVHSVDFREHVLAPGDLLWSRPGQVQHFGDLTGAEGRLVLFEAGFLDPSTAAAARVEDWYGPAVRHPEGAAARHLDAAMRALHDEFGALGGLPLDIHLEVLRHLLAVLVLRAAHPGGETAAPGGCEAGETYLRFRDAVERDFTRTRRVADYARSLGYAPRTLSRAAEAGSGVGAKEFIDRRVVLEAKRLLAHGDQSAARIADRLGFADATNFTKFFQRRAGTTPIAFRAAVRGGAGAVHA from the coding sequence ATGGTCAAAAAGCGACAGGAGGGGGCGGGGACCGAGCAGGCGCCGGTACCGGAGATCCGGGAGGTGGCGTTTTCCGCGCCGGCCGGGCGGCCCGCGGGCGTGGAGGTGCTGACCCTCGCCGCACTGCGCGAGCGCGCGGACGCCTGCCGGCTGTCCACGCCGCACCGCCCCGGCTTCCACCACCTGCTGCTCCTGGACCGCGGCCGGCTGGTGCACAGCGTCGACTTCCGTGAGCACGTCCTCGCCCCGGGCGATCTGCTGTGGTCACGCCCCGGGCAGGTCCAGCACTTCGGCGATCTGACCGGCGCGGAGGGGCGACTGGTGCTCTTCGAGGCCGGTTTCCTGGATCCGTCGACGGCGGCCGCGGCCCGGGTGGAGGACTGGTACGGACCCGCCGTACGGCACCCCGAAGGCGCGGCGGCGCGGCACCTGGACGCCGCGATGCGGGCCCTGCACGACGAATTCGGGGCGCTGGGCGGGCTCCCCCTGGACATCCACCTCGAAGTGCTGCGGCATCTGCTGGCCGTCCTGGTGCTGCGGGCCGCGCACCCGGGCGGGGAGACGGCCGCACCGGGCGGCTGCGAGGCCGGCGAGACCTATCTGCGCTTCCGGGACGCGGTGGAACGGGACTTCACCCGTACCCGCCGGGTCGCCGACTACGCCCGGTCGCTGGGCTATGCGCCCCGTACCCTCTCGCGCGCCGCCGAGGCCGGGTCGGGAGTCGGCGCCAAGGAGTTCATCGACCGCCGGGTCGTCCTGGAGGCCAAACGCCTGCTGGCCCACGGCGATCAGTCCGCGGCCCGTATCGCCGACCGTCTGGGCTTCGCCGACGCCACCAACTTCACCAAGTTCTTCCAGCGCCGGGCGGGGACGACGCCGATCGCCTTTCGCGCTGCGGTACGGGGCGGGGCGGGGGCCGTGCACGCATAA
- a CDS encoding sensor histidine kinase has product MRWALVKVALAVTVMVVVAFAIPLGLVVKEMASDRAFSNAERQAATIGPVLAITTDRTQLERALASAETGPGGRIGIHVPAGGANARPLEIGTRRAAPQDVAAAVRLGRASISPVPGGSCLLQPTAVASGIAVVEVFVPDEALTNGVTTSWVVLAGVGLALIIGSVAVADRLGTKMVRPAERLAGAAHDLGKGKLGVRVPEDGPKELRSAASAFNSMADQVVQLLTNERELAADLSHRLRTPLTVLRLNAASLGDTPAAEQTRAAVAQLEREVDQIIRTAREQKAHTQQVAAAAGCDAAEVIRERMAFWSALAEDEGRTVRIAGADRPVRIPVARPDLAAALDAMLGNVFRHTPEGTAFAVDVHNADDAVIVLVSDAGPGIEDPDAALRRGHGGGGDGSTGLGLDIVRRLAESTGGDVRIGRSVLGGTEVRVWLAREDGRQAAHGVRRGHRLRRRLGARGRRALRAGRGS; this is encoded by the coding sequence GTGAGATGGGCGCTGGTCAAGGTGGCGCTGGCGGTCACCGTGATGGTCGTGGTGGCGTTCGCGATACCGCTCGGGCTCGTCGTCAAGGAGATGGCCAGCGACCGCGCGTTCTCCAACGCCGAGCGGCAGGCCGCCACCATCGGCCCGGTCCTCGCCATCACCACCGACCGCACCCAGCTCGAACGCGCCCTGGCCAGCGCGGAGACCGGCCCCGGCGGCCGGATCGGCATCCATGTCCCGGCCGGCGGCGCCAACGCCCGCCCCCTGGAGATCGGCACCCGCCGGGCCGCCCCCCAGGACGTGGCCGCCGCGGTCAGACTGGGCCGCGCCTCCATCTCGCCCGTCCCCGGCGGCTCCTGCCTCCTCCAGCCGACCGCCGTCGCCTCCGGTATCGCCGTCGTCGAGGTGTTCGTCCCGGACGAGGCGCTCACCAACGGGGTCACCACCTCCTGGGTGGTGCTGGCCGGCGTCGGCCTGGCGCTGATCATCGGCTCGGTCGCCGTCGCCGACCGGCTCGGCACCAAGATGGTGCGCCCCGCCGAGCGGCTGGCGGGCGCCGCGCACGACCTGGGCAAGGGAAAGCTCGGGGTACGCGTCCCCGAGGACGGACCGAAGGAGCTGCGCTCCGCGGCCAGCGCCTTCAACTCGATGGCCGACCAGGTCGTCCAACTGCTCACCAACGAACGCGAACTGGCCGCCGACCTCTCGCACCGGCTGCGCACCCCGCTCACCGTCCTGCGCCTGAACGCCGCCTCGCTGGGCGACACCCCGGCCGCCGAACAGACCCGGGCCGCCGTCGCACAACTGGAGCGCGAGGTCGACCAGATCATCCGCACCGCCCGCGAGCAGAAGGCGCACACCCAGCAGGTCGCCGCCGCGGCCGGCTGCGACGCCGCCGAGGTGATCCGGGAGCGGATGGCCTTCTGGTCGGCGCTGGCCGAGGACGAGGGCCGTACGGTGCGGATCGCGGGCGCCGACCGTCCCGTCCGCATCCCGGTCGCCCGCCCCGACCTGGCCGCCGCGCTGGACGCGATGCTCGGCAACGTCTTCCGGCACACGCCCGAGGGCACCGCCTTCGCGGTCGATGTGCACAACGCCGACGACGCGGTGATCGTGCTGGTCTCGGACGCGGGGCCGGGGATCGAGGACCCGGACGCGGCGCTGCGGCGCGGTCACGGCGGTGGCGGGGACGGTTCCACCGGGCTCGGCCTGGACATCGTGCGCCGGCTGGCCGAATCCACCGGCGGCGATGTCCGTATCGGCCGCTCGGTGCTGGGGGGCACCGAGGTACGGGTCTGGCTGGCGCGGGAGGACGGGCGGCAGGCCGCGCACGGGGTACGGCGCGGCCACCGGCTGCGGCGCCGCCTGGGCGCCCGGGGGCGGCGCGCGCTCCGGGCCGGCAGGGGTTCCTGA
- a CDS encoding response regulator transcription factor: MARVLVVEDDQFVRSALIRHLTDASHAVRSVGTALEALREVAQVGFDVVILDLGLPDLDGSEALKMLRGITDVPVIIATARDDEAEIVRLLNDGADDYLTKPFSVEHLSARMAAVLRRSRVSATGTEPPSRVMRVGGLTIDPLRRQAELDGAALDLTRREFDLLAFLAERPGVVVARKELLAEVWQQAYGDDQTIDVHLSWLRRKLGETAAKPRYLHTLRGVGVKLEPPL, from the coding sequence ATGGCACGTGTGCTCGTCGTCGAGGACGATCAGTTCGTACGCTCGGCCCTCATCCGTCATCTGACCGACGCCTCCCACGCGGTACGCAGCGTCGGCACCGCCCTGGAAGCGCTGCGCGAGGTGGCGCAGGTCGGCTTCGACGTGGTCATTCTCGACCTGGGACTGCCGGACCTGGACGGTTCCGAGGCGCTGAAGATGCTGCGCGGTATCACCGATGTGCCGGTCATCATCGCCACCGCCCGGGACGACGAGGCCGAAATCGTACGGTTGCTGAACGACGGCGCCGACGACTACCTCACCAAGCCGTTCTCCGTCGAACATCTCTCCGCCAGGATGGCGGCCGTGCTGCGCCGCTCCCGCGTGAGCGCCACCGGGACGGAACCGCCCTCCCGGGTGATGCGGGTAGGCGGCCTGACCATCGACCCGCTGCGCCGCCAGGCCGAACTGGACGGGGCGGCGCTCGATCTGACCCGCCGCGAATTCGACCTGCTGGCCTTCCTCGCCGAGCGGCCGGGCGTGGTCGTGGCCCGTAAGGAACTGCTCGCCGAGGTCTGGCAGCAGGCGTACGGGGACGACCAGACCATCGACGTCCATCTCTCCTGGCTCCGCCGCAAACTGGGCGAAACCGCGGCCAAGCCCCGTTATCTGCACACCCTGCGGGGTGTGGGCGTGAAGCTGGAGCCCCCGCTGTGA
- a CDS encoding spermidine synthase has protein sequence MAKSRRGRGGPESVTRTVDGGLAELRPDRDRPRGWTLLIDGAPQSHVDLDDPAYLEFSYQRRLGHVADLAAPPGKPLQAVHLGGGALTMARYIAATRPRSTQQVLEIDTPLVQLVRERLPLESGWRIRVRGTDARAGLAKIPDGWADLIIADVFGGARTPSHLTSTEFVAEVRRALRPGGCYAANLADGPPLRFLRGQIATVRTAFPELCLTADPAVLRGKRFGNAVLLASDRPLPLAELTRRAASDPHAGRVEHGRALLDFTGGTPPVTDATAVASPPPPADTFA, from the coding sequence ATGGCAAAGAGCAGGCGCGGGCGCGGCGGCCCGGAATCCGTCACCCGAACGGTGGACGGCGGACTCGCCGAGCTCCGTCCCGACCGGGACCGTCCGCGCGGCTGGACGCTGCTGATCGACGGGGCCCCGCAGTCGCATGTGGACCTCGACGATCCGGCGTACCTGGAGTTCTCCTACCAGCGCCGACTCGGCCATGTCGCCGACCTCGCCGCGCCGCCCGGCAAACCGCTCCAGGCCGTCCATCTCGGCGGCGGGGCGCTGACCATGGCGCGCTATATCGCGGCCACCCGGCCCCGCTCCACCCAGCAGGTGCTGGAGATCGACACCCCGCTCGTCCAACTGGTCCGCGAGCGGCTCCCGTTGGAGAGCGGCTGGCGTATCCGGGTGCGGGGGACGGACGCCCGCGCGGGGCTGGCGAAGATCCCGGACGGCTGGGCGGACCTGATCATCGCGGACGTCTTCGGCGGGGCCCGTACGCCGTCGCATCTGACCAGCACGGAGTTCGTGGCCGAGGTGCGGCGGGCGCTGCGGCCCGGCGGCTGCTACGCGGCCAACCTCGCCGACGGCCCGCCGCTGCGCTTTCTGCGCGGCCAGATCGCCACCGTCCGTACGGCTTTCCCCGAGCTGTGCCTGACCGCCGACCCGGCCGTCCTGCGCGGCAAACGCTTCGGCAACGCCGTACTCCTGGCCTCCGACCGCCCCCTTCCCCTCGCCGAACTGACCCGCCGCGCAGCGAGCGACCCGCACGCCGGCCGCGTCGAACACGGCCGCGCCCTCCTGGACTTCACCGGCGGCACACCTCCTGTCACCGACGCCACGGCAGTGGCCTCCCCGCCTCCGCCGGCGGACACCTTCGCCTGA
- a CDS encoding chaplin, whose product MKRFVRTTTMAAVSCAMVLGGASVATAGGHHHHHGRGGATAIGFAKHSPGAFSGNVIQVPIDIPINVCGNSVDFLALINPAFGNICINK is encoded by the coding sequence ATGAAGCGATTCGTCAGGACCACCACCATGGCTGCGGTGAGCTGTGCCATGGTGCTGGGCGGTGCATCCGTCGCCACCGCCGGCGGTCACCACCACCACCACGGCCGCGGCGGCGCGACTGCCATCGGCTTTGCGAAGCACTCCCCGGGTGCGTTCAGCGGCAACGTCATCCAGGTCCCGATCGACATCCCGATCAATGTGTGCGGCAACAGCGTCGACTTCCTTGCGCTGATCAACCCGGCGTTCGGGAACATCTGCATCAACAAGTGA